From a region of the Alnus glutinosa chromosome 1, dhAlnGlut1.1, whole genome shotgun sequence genome:
- the LOC133867924 gene encoding disease resistance protein Roq1-like: protein MAAQNPASPSEPRWNYDVFLSFRGEDTRKTFIDHLYYALVEAGIHTFQDDDELSRGNHISTELLKAIQGSMISIVVFSKGYASSSWCLDEIVEILRCKNAIGQTFLPIFYDLSPSDVRKQTGSFAEAFSMHEERFQAKMERVQKWREALTVAGNYSGWDLQNIANGYESRFIRKIVEVGLHKVNNACLHIAKHPISTYRLSCRKDESFLKSWNK from the exons ATGGCCGCTCAAAACCCTGCATCCCCTTCTGAACCTCGTTGGAATTATGATGTTTTCTTGAGTTTCAGAGGTGAAGACACCCGCAAAACCTTCATTGATCACCTCTACTATGCCTTGGTGGAAGCCGGAATTCACACCTTCCAAGATGACGACGAGCTTTCTAGAGGGAACCACATTTCTACCGAACTGCTCAAAGCTATTCAAGGTTCAATGATTTCTATTGTGGTTTTCTCTAAAGGCTATGCTTCTTCTAGTTGGTGCCTTGATGAGATTGTGGAGATCCTGCGCTGTAAGAATGCCATAGGCCAAACTTTTCTTCCCATATTTTATGACCTGAGCCCCTCGGACGTGCGAAAACAGACCGGATCGTTTGCAGAAGCATTTTCTATGCACGAAGAGCGGTTTCAAGCAAAGATGGAGAGGGTGCAGAAGTGGAGGGAAGCTCTTACTGTAGCTGGAAACTATTCCGGTTGGGATCTCCAAAACATTGCAAACGG GTACGAATCAAGGTTCATCAGAAAAATTGTTGAAGTAGGTTTGCATAAAGTGAACAATGCTTGCTTGCATATTGCCAAACATCCAATAAGTACGTATAGATTATCGTGTCGAAAAGATGAAAGTTTTCTTAAATCTTGGAACAAGTGA
- the LOC133867839 gene encoding disease resistance protein RPV1-like: MDIAKHPISIDYRAEKMKALLNLGTSDVRIVGIYGMGGIGKTTLAKAVYNQIYDGFEGSSCLLNIKEISEQPNGLVHLQKQLLSEVLKTKNLKIANVDRGINLIKERFFCKRVLVILDDVDHLKQLNSLAGSSEWFGPVSRIILTTRDEHLLTKLGVHEKYKVEELNLEESLQLFCWHAFRMAHPIEDYLELSFSVVNYAGGLPLALEILGSFLSGRSTIEWKNALEKLQKFPNHEIQKVLRMSFDSLNDDTVKDTFLDIACFFVGMDKDYAIKIFDGCGFFPDIGIYILIERSLVTINLKNELRMHDLIRDMGREVVRERSSNDLEKCSRLWFREDVLHVLNKQMGSEAVEGLILNISILEDVHFKAEAFAKMKKLRLLQINGVNLSGCYKHLSEGLRWLCWHKCPLKFLPSNFHLENLVILDMHDSNIKQVWKGIKILNRLKVLNLSNSKHLVESPNFSQVPNLEILILEGCTSLVKLHESIGNLKKLMLLNLEGCQNLRDLPRSTCNLQSLQTLNLCGCSKLAKLPEQFENMMALTELNADRTAIMQLPASFGLLKNLKTLSLSGRKGQASKSWLSRFSSWISPKSSNPTHLLPASLSGLWSLRKLVLSECNLSEDGIPIDLGCLSSLEELDLARNNFRNLPHCISQLPKLRTLWLTKCTSLQSISELPTSLTTLHATDCTSIETVSNLSNLKSPPTFFLTNCQKLVEIQGLESLEFGPLIHMEQCNNLACDFRRSVLQCLSKCDEVRAVFLPGSKVPNWFSHQGIGCSISFDVPPLSEGEIQGLLVCAVYAAKEESDAITSAPFLKITNKTRGHEESFRPTFYAIPITCEDHSCVCHIPLKRYQFEMESGEEVEVYIISAEGIEVKECGIHLLFDDSNVRDGYGSMDMESSAKRGRDDNEAGPSNDCSNDQQKCPKRSRMESQSQE, encoded by the exons ATGGATATTGCCAAACATCCAATAAGTATAGATTATCGTGCTGAAAAGATGAAAGCTTTATTAAATCTTGGAACAAGTGATGTTCGCATCGTAGGCATCTATGGCATGGGTGGAATCGGTAAAACAACCTTAGCCAAAGCGGTTTATAAccaaatatatgatgggtttgaAGGAAGCAGTTGtcttttaaatattaaagaaatttcAGAACAACCCAATGGTTTAGTTCATTTGCAAAAACAACTTCTTTCTGAGGTCTTAAAAACCAAGAACTTGAAGATTGCCAATGTTGATAGAGGAATCAATTTGATTAAGGAaagatttttttgtaaaagagtTCTTGTTATCCTTGATGATGTGGATCACTTGAAACAACTCAATTCATTAGCTGGAAGCTCTGAATGGTTTGGTCCAGTAAGTAGAATCATTTTAACAACTAGAGATGAACATTTGCTAACTAAACTTGGAGTACATGAAAAATATAAGGTCGAGGAATTGAATCTTGAAGAATCTCTTCAACTTTTTTGTTGGCATGCCTTTAGGATGGCTCATCCAATAGAAGATTACTTGGAGCTTTCATTTAGTGTAGTTAATTATGCAGGAGGGCTTCCATTAGCTCTTGAAATTTTGGGTTCCTTTCTATCAGGAAGAAGCACTATTGAATGGAAAAATGcattggaaaaattacaaaaatttccTAATCACGAGATTCAGAAAGTACTTAGAATGAGCTTTGATTCACTAAATGATGATACTGTGAAGGACACATTCCTTGATATTGCgtgtttttttgttggtatggACAAAGATTATGCCATCAAAATATTCGATGGTTGTGGTTTCTTTCCGGATATTGGTATTTATATTCTCATTGAGAGGTCTCTTGTGacaatcaatttaaaaaatgagttgAGGATGCATGATCTAATTCGAGATATGGGAAGGGAGGTTGTTCGTGAAAGGTCATCCAACGATCTAGAAAAATGTAGCAGATTGTGGTTTCGTGAGGATGTCTTACACGTGCTAAACAAACAAATG GGATCAGAAGCAGTGGAGGGTCTCATTCTAAATATATCTATACTTGAAGATGTACATTTTAAAGCTGAAGCATttgcaaaaatgaaaaaattgagattGCTCCAAATCAATGGTGTAAATCTCTCAGGATGCTATAAACATCTTTCTGAAGGGCTAAGATGGCTTTGTTGGCATAAGTGTCCTCTGAAATTTCTACCATCAAATTTTCATTTAGAGAATCTTGTTATCCTTGACATGCATGATAGTAATATCAAACAAGTCTGGAAGGGGATCAAA ATACTCAACAGGTTGAAAGTCCTTAATCTCAGCAATTCCAAACATCTAGTCGAGTCACCAAACTTCTCACAAGTCCCAAATTTGGAGATACTAATACTTGAAGGTTGCACAAGTTTGGTTAAGCTTCATGAGTCCATTGGAAATCTAAAAAAACTTATGTTGCTGAATTTAGAAGGATGCCAAAACTTAAGGGATCTTCCAAGAAGTACTTGTAACTTACAATCTCTTCAAACTCTTAACTTGTGTGGTTGCTCAAAACTTGCTAAGCTGCCAGAGCAATTCGAGAATATGATGGCTCTAACGGAATTGAATGCAGACAGAACTGCTATTATGCAACTCCCTGCCTCATTTGGCCTTTTGAAGAATCTCAAAACTCTATCATTATCGGGACGTAAAGGACAAGCCTCAAAATCTTGGTTATCGCGTTTCTCATCATGGATATCGCCAAAAAGCTCAAATCCCACACATTTGCTCCCAGCTTCCCTTTCTGGACTATGGTCTTTGAGAAAACTAGTTCTGAGCGAGTGCAATCTGTCTGAAGATGGGATTCCAATTGATCTTGGGTGTTTATCTTCACTAGAGGAATTGGATTTAGCAAGAAACAATTTTCGTAATCTACCTCATTGCATCAGCCAGCTTCCTAAATTAAGAACATTGTGGTTGACTAAGTGCACGAGTCTTCAATCAATTTCAGAACTCCCCACAAGTTTAACGACCTTGCATGCAACTGACTGCACATCAATAGAAACAGTCTCAAATCTGTCGAACCTGAAAAGTCCACCTACattttttcttacaaactgtCAGAAATTGGTTGAGATTCAGGGCTTGGAGAGTTTGGAATTTGGACCATTAATTCACATGGAACAGTGTAACAATCTAGCATGTGATTTTAGGAGGAGTGTTCTtcag tGCCTGTCCAAGTGTGACGAGGTTCGTGCCGTTTTCCTCCCGGGTAGTAAGGTTCCAAATTGGTTCAGCCATCAGGGAATTGGGTGTTCTATTTCCTTCGACGTACCTCCACTTTCAGAGGGTGAAATCCAGGGGTTGCTCGTTTGCGCTGTTTATGCAGCCAAGGAAGAATCCGATGCGATAACTTCAGCTCCTTTCTTGAAAATCACTAATAAAACTAGAGGCCACGAAGAAAGTTTTAGGCCAACGTTCTATGCCATCCCTATAACATGTGAAGATCATTCCTGTGTCTGCCATATACCACTCAAAAGATATCAATTTGAGATGGAAAGTGGAGAGGAAGTGGAGGTGTACATCATATCTGCTGAAGGCATTGAAGTGAAGGAGTGTGGAATTCATCTTCTATTTGATGATTCGAATGTAAGAGATGGATATGGAAGTATGGATATGGAGTCGTCTGCTAAGAGGGGTCGAGACGACAATGAGGCAGGACCAAGCAATGATTGTTCTAATGATCAACAAAAGTGCCCTAAAAGGTCAAGGATGGAGTCTCAATCACaagaatga